A window from Spirochaetota bacterium encodes these proteins:
- a CDS encoding GNAT family N-acetyltransferase, giving the protein MRLNLERANFIDANELTNICFNSFNQEMILYKDGKHGGPQHYDDPNWHIYSMKEGVYHKILLDNKLVGAIIIALRGRIKNNTLYHWELVQVYIDNEYKHKGIGTFAIKQIEKWFPEMYKLTTCTPSFSVNNIEFYKKLGFNEIDKIYCHEEDIEIILFEKLYKNSI; this is encoded by the coding sequence ATGAGATTAAACTTAGAAAGGGCCAATTTTATAGATGCAAATGAATTAACAAATATCTGTTTTAATTCTTTTAATCAAGAAATGATTTTATATAAAGATGGCAAGCATGGAGGGCCACAACATTATGATGATCCTAATTGGCATATTTATTCAATGAAAGAAGGTGTTTATCACAAAATATTATTAGATAATAAACTTGTAGGTGCAATAATAATAGCTTTACGCGGTAGAATTAAAAACAATACGTTATATCATTGGGAATTAGTGCAAGTGTATATTGATAATGAATATAAACATAAAGGAATTGGTACATTTGCAATTAAGCAAATCGAAAAATGGTTTCCTGAAATGTATAAGTTAACTACTTGTACTCCTTCGTTTTCAGTTAATAATATTGAATTTTATAAAAAATTAGGCTTCAATGAAATAGATAAAATATATTGTCATGAAGAAGATATTGAAATAATTTTATTTGAAAAATTATATAAGAATAGTATATAA
- a CDS encoding MFS transporter yields the protein MNTTQSGPASPYRWVVLFLFMLPAIATQIQWITFAPIAKDTAAIFTGGDADAIDLMAVVFMLAYIPVSFPASWCIDRFGLKRGTGIGVVILGLSGFLRIFAPDYTWLLVFQIGCAIGQPFVLNSFTKVAANWFPQEEEALASGLATMSLFLGLTAAMFAGDFIMDHFKHAGDPRGGITLILYIYGIFSLAGMVLYLIFVRDKPKTPPNPIAAERKVSMMSGMKALLKNRDFLLLFGAFFIGLGAFNAISSKIDTIFNRPLDIDPSVAPGIVGGLIIVGGIFGAVILSALSDKYRKRRLFLMMTMATAIPLVILLQYLSSIVILGIAGFIFGFFLVSALPIGLTYAVEKTHPVPEATSNGVLMLSGQISGILFTLLFNMWALTVLFGAGLLCTILMKEIPREREN from the coding sequence ATGAACACAACACAATCCGGTCCAGCCTCGCCGTACCGATGGGTCGTTCTCTTCCTCTTCATGCTCCCGGCCATAGCGACCCAGATCCAGTGGATCACCTTCGCCCCCATCGCCAAGGACACGGCCGCGATCTTTACCGGCGGCGACGCCGACGCCATCGATCTCATGGCCGTGGTCTTCATGCTCGCCTATATCCCGGTCTCTTTCCCGGCCTCCTGGTGCATCGACCGTTTCGGCCTGAAGCGCGGCACCGGCATAGGCGTCGTCATCCTGGGCCTCTCCGGGTTCCTCAGGATCTTCGCCCCGGACTACACCTGGCTCCTGGTGTTCCAGATCGGCTGCGCCATCGGCCAGCCCTTCGTGCTCAATTCCTTCACCAAGGTGGCGGCTAACTGGTTCCCCCAGGAGGAGGAAGCCCTCGCCTCGGGACTCGCCACCATGTCGCTCTTCCTGGGCCTGACAGCGGCGATGTTCGCCGGCGATTTTATCATGGATCACTTCAAGCACGCCGGCGACCCCAGGGGCGGCATCACCCTTATCCTTTACATCTACGGCATATTCTCCCTGGCCGGCATGGTCCTCTACCTGATCTTCGTCAGGGACAAGCCGAAGACGCCGCCCAATCCGATCGCGGCGGAACGGAAGGTCTCGATGATGTCCGGCATGAAAGCCCTCCTGAAAAACAGGGACTTTCTCCTTCTCTTCGGCGCCTTTTTCATCGGGCTCGGCGCCTTCAACGCCATATCGTCAAAGATAGACACCATCTTCAACCGGCCCCTTGATATCGACCCGTCCGTGGCGCCGGGCATCGTGGGAGGACTGATCATCGTCGGCGGCATCTTCGGCGCCGTCATTCTTTCGGCCCTTTCCGACAAGTACCGCAAGAGGAGGCTCTTCCTCATGATGACCATGGCGACTGCGATCCCCCTGGTCATACTGCTCCAGTATCTCTCCTCCATCGTCATCCTCGGGATCGCGGGATTCATTTTCGGGTTCTTCCTGGTGTCGGCCCTTCCCATCGGCCTCACCTATGCGGTGGAAAAAACGCACCCCGTTCCGGAGGCGACGTCCAACGGCGTCCTGATGCTGAGCGGCCAGATCAGCGGCATCCTTTTTACGCTTCTCTTCAACATGTGGGCACTCACCGTTCTTTTCGGCGCGGGGCTCCTCTGCACGATACTCATGAAGGAGATTCCGCGGGAGAGGGAGAATTGA
- a CDS encoding PAS domain S-box protein — protein MDYEQQSKQALIDFIRKMEAHMAEARKSLDRMGLYSSIVEEAAESIAVADLNGNYIFFNKSYEKLRGCTREELINKKFKDVYSDEEKRKRQKAFEEVMKRGYWKGELLYQRKDGSYVPTSCTTVLLKDKAGRPIATIGLMTDITDLKNAEMKMKEARDEAERANRLKSYFLATMSHEIRTPINAMLGFTEMLMDEETSEEKRSRLELVYQSGKMLLDLVNDILDLSKIEAGKYEIVTGPFSMAETLLSVQALFESSARDKGLAFTVETAGALPPLVMGDQKRMRQIILNMTSNAFKFTEKGSVRIGCDYRDGTATIRVEDTGIGIEKESQEIIFSEFSQADETVSGRYGGTGLGLAICKKLLSLMNGSISVESEPGRGSVFTVTIALPPAGKAESKGRDGATAAGSAGPDPDKVLRKRIAAGNPPTILVSEDDPINRKFIEASLAKIGLSCDLAVDGGETIDKMRRKPYDIVFLDIQMPVLSGEEVLAALRKEGRLDGSFIIAQTAYAMEEDEKRFLSLGCSSYIAKPIDRHKLKAKIAEAIMRMDS, from the coding sequence ATGGATTATGAACAGCAATCAAAACAGGCACTGATAGACTTCATCCGAAAGATGGAAGCCCACATGGCAGAGGCGCGCAAGAGCCTGGACCGCATGGGTCTCTATTCCTCCATCGTCGAAGAAGCGGCTGAATCGATCGCGGTCGCCGACCTGAACGGCAACTATATCTTCTTCAACAAAAGCTACGAAAAGCTCCGGGGATGCACCCGGGAAGAGCTCATCAACAAGAAATTCAAGGATGTCTACTCCGACGAGGAGAAAAGGAAGCGGCAGAAGGCCTTCGAAGAGGTCATGAAGCGGGGTTACTGGAAGGGCGAGCTCCTCTACCAGCGGAAGGACGGCTCCTATGTTCCCACCTCCTGCACCACCGTGCTTTTGAAAGACAAGGCCGGACGTCCCATAGCCACCATCGGCCTGATGACCGACATCACCGACCTCAAGAACGCGGAAATGAAAATGAAGGAAGCCCGGGACGAAGCGGAGCGGGCCAACAGGCTGAAGAGCTACTTCCTGGCGACCATGAGCCATGAGATCAGGACGCCCATCAACGCGATGCTCGGCTTCACGGAAATGCTCATGGACGAGGAAACCAGCGAAGAAAAGAGGTCGCGCCTTGAGCTGGTGTACCAGTCGGGGAAGATGCTGCTGGACCTCGTCAATGACATACTGGACCTCTCCAAGATAGAGGCGGGCAAGTACGAGATCGTGACCGGGCCCTTCTCCATGGCGGAGACCCTGCTCTCCGTACAGGCCCTGTTCGAGTCATCGGCCCGCGACAAGGGCCTCGCCTTCACCGTGGAAACGGCCGGCGCCCTACCCCCCCTGGTCATGGGCGACCAGAAGCGCATGCGCCAGATCATACTCAACATGACCAGCAACGCCTTCAAGTTCACCGAGAAGGGTTCGGTCCGCATCGGCTGCGACTACCGCGACGGGACCGCGACGATACGCGTCGAGGACACCGGCATCGGCATAGAAAAGGAAAGCCAGGAGATCATCTTCTCGGAGTTCTCCCAGGCGGACGAGACCGTGTCAGGCAGGTACGGCGGCACCGGCCTCGGCCTCGCCATATGTAAAAAGCTCCTTTCGCTCATGAACGGCTCCATCTCGGTGGAGAGCGAACCGGGCCGCGGCTCCGTCTTCACCGTGACCATAGCCCTGCCCCCGGCCGGGAAAGCCGAATCCAAGGGCCGCGACGGCGCCACGGCGGCGGGGAGCGCCGGTCCCGATCCGGACAAGGTGCTGCGGAAGCGGATCGCGGCGGGCAATCCGCCGACCATTCTCGTTTCGGAAGACGACCCGATCAACCGGAAGTTCATCGAGGCCTCTCTGGCCAAGATCGGCCTGTCCTGCGATCTCGCCGTGGACGGCGGCGAAACCATCGACAAGATGAGGCGCAAGCCCTACGACATAGTGTTCCTCGACATACAGATGCCGGTGCTGAGCGGCGAGGAGGTGCTGGCGGCGCTGCGGAAGGAGGGACGCCTCGACGGCTCTTTCATCATAGCCCAGACCGCCTATGCCATGGAGGAGGACGAGAAGAGGTTTCTCTCCCTGGGCTGCAGCTCCTACATCGCCAAGCCCATTGACCGGCACAAGCTGAAGGCGAAGATCGCGGAGGCGATCATGAGGATGGATTCCTAA
- a CDS encoding metallophosphoesterase, translated as MKLINFIIFLTVFFTLYGAVNFYIFIRGWQTLPKEWIVRIPYLVIFLVLALSYIGGRVLERVSICAASNYLIWIGSFWLGMMVYLFFGVILCDILRLVNWVAGAVAVPSDLYARIRQIAAVVVAVTAAAVVVAGYFNTLNPRVNTVVVEVPKGAGGLKALDIALVTDIHLGTIIKNSRLQQMVDMVNALRPDIVLLAGDIVDEDLAPVIQNNLGELLCAIRSRYGVFAVTGNHEYIGGVESASQYLSRHGVTVLRDRAVLIDNRFYLVGREDRSSAQFTGLRRLPLAAVMKDVDRTRPVIMMDHQPYHLSEAAEHGVDLQVSGHTHHGQLWPFNYITGLIYEVSRGFRQVGSAAVYVSCGYGTWGPPVRVGMRPEVVHIQVRFNK; from the coding sequence ATGAAGCTCATTAATTTCATCATATTCCTGACTGTTTTTTTTACGCTCTACGGCGCGGTGAATTTTTACATTTTCATCAGGGGATGGCAGACCCTCCCGAAAGAATGGATCGTGCGGATACCGTACCTGGTGATATTTCTCGTCCTCGCCCTGTCCTATATCGGCGGCCGCGTGCTGGAGCGCGTTTCCATCTGCGCCGCCAGCAATTACCTGATCTGGATCGGCTCCTTCTGGCTCGGGATGATGGTCTACCTGTTCTTCGGAGTGATCCTCTGCGATATCCTTCGCCTCGTCAACTGGGTCGCCGGCGCTGTGGCGGTTCCTTCGGATTTATACGCGAGAATCAGGCAGATAGCGGCGGTGGTCGTTGCCGTGACGGCGGCGGCCGTCGTGGTGGCCGGATATTTCAACACCCTTAACCCGCGCGTCAACACGGTGGTGGTGGAGGTCCCCAAGGGCGCCGGCGGCCTTAAGGCCCTGGACATAGCCCTGGTGACGGACATACACCTGGGGACCATCATCAAGAATTCGCGCCTGCAGCAGATGGTGGACATGGTCAACGCGCTGCGACCGGACATCGTGCTTCTGGCCGGAGATATCGTCGACGAGGACCTGGCCCCGGTGATCCAGAACAACCTGGGCGAGCTCCTCTGCGCCATCAGGTCGCGCTACGGCGTCTTTGCCGTCACGGGGAACCACGAGTACATCGGCGGCGTGGAGTCGGCGAGCCAGTACCTCTCCCGCCACGGGGTAACCGTGCTCAGGGACCGGGCCGTCCTGATCGATAACAGGTTTTACCTGGTGGGGCGCGAGGACCGGAGCAGCGCTCAGTTCACCGGCCTGCGCCGGCTCCCCCTGGCAGCCGTCATGAAGGATGTGGACCGGACCAGGCCCGTCATCATGATGGACCACCAGCCCTACCATCTATCCGAGGCGGCGGAGCACGGCGTCGACCTGCAGGTCTCGGGCCACACCCATCACGGCCAGCTCTGGCCCTTCAATTACATCACCGGCCTTATCTACGAGGTGAGCCGCGGGTTCAGGCAGGTGGGAAGCGCCGCCGTGTACGTGTCGTGCGGCTACGGCACCTGGGGCCCTCCGGTGCGGGTGGGGATGAGGCCCGAGGTGGTGCACATCCAGGTGCGGTTTAATAAGTAG
- a CDS encoding FAD-dependent oxidoreductase codes for MTYDCIIVGAGPAGIFTAMEFRKRSPGKSILILEKGRRIENRSCPMRETGRCHNCRPCNITTGFSGAGAFSDGKLMLSPEIGGILNQYLPEERLAELIRYIDDIYLSYGADRTLYGVNLDEAAMERLRQKVIRSNLKLVESPVRHMGTEGSYRIYTQIQKELLDGGIEIRFDTAVTDLVIEGETIAGVRAGGEEFRAGAVVLAVGRQGAEWLRSICVKYGIDTKIGGVDIGVRVEVRNEIMKEVNEHIYESKLIYYTPTFDDRVRTFCHNPAGIVATEYYHDDLAVVNGHSYRDDRLKTENTNFAILVSNYFTDPFKEPIEYGKYIARLANMLSGNKVIVQRFGDFLRGRRTTADRLGRNSLRPTLRDAVPGDLCLVFPYRIMLDIKEMIAALDNIFPGLSSDETLLYGVEVKFYSNIIGVDERFQTRYRGLYAGGDGAGITRGLVQSSINGVLIGRILSGYEAH; via the coding sequence GTGACCTACGACTGCATCATAGTCGGCGCCGGGCCGGCGGGAATATTCACCGCCATGGAATTCAGGAAGCGCAGCCCGGGAAAGAGCATCCTCATCCTGGAAAAGGGACGACGCATCGAAAACAGGTCGTGCCCCATGCGGGAGACCGGCCGGTGCCATAACTGCCGGCCCTGCAACATTACGACCGGCTTTTCCGGCGCGGGCGCCTTCAGCGACGGGAAGCTGATGCTCTCGCCGGAGATCGGCGGCATCCTGAACCAGTACCTGCCGGAGGAGCGGCTCGCGGAGCTCATCCGCTACATCGACGACATCTACCTCTCCTATGGCGCCGACCGGACCCTCTACGGCGTGAACCTCGACGAGGCGGCCATGGAGCGGCTCCGCCAGAAGGTTATACGGAGCAACCTGAAGCTCGTGGAATCGCCGGTGCGCCACATGGGCACCGAGGGGAGCTACCGGATCTACACGCAGATCCAGAAGGAGCTCCTCGACGGCGGTATCGAGATCAGGTTCGACACGGCCGTCACGGACCTCGTCATCGAGGGGGAGACAATAGCGGGCGTGAGGGCCGGCGGCGAGGAGTTCCGCGCCGGCGCCGTGGTCCTCGCCGTGGGACGCCAGGGCGCGGAGTGGCTCCGGTCGATCTGCGTGAAGTACGGCATCGACACGAAGATCGGAGGGGTCGACATCGGCGTCCGCGTCGAAGTGCGCAACGAGATCATGAAGGAGGTGAACGAGCACATCTACGAGAGCAAGCTCATATACTACACGCCGACCTTCGACGACCGGGTCCGCACCTTCTGCCACAATCCCGCCGGCATCGTGGCGACCGAGTACTACCATGACGATCTCGCCGTGGTGAACGGCCACAGCTACCGGGACGACCGCCTCAAGACCGAGAACACCAATTTTGCCATCCTGGTGTCCAACTACTTCACCGATCCCTTCAAGGAGCCGATCGAGTACGGGAAATACATCGCCCGCCTGGCAAACATGCTTTCGGGCAACAAGGTCATCGTGCAGCGCTTCGGCGACTTTTTGCGCGGCCGGCGCACCACGGCCGACCGCCTCGGCCGGAACAGCCTGCGGCCCACCCTCCGGGACGCGGTGCCCGGGGACCTCTGCCTGGTCTTCCCCTACCGAATTATGCTGGACATAAAGGAGATGATAGCCGCACTGGACAATATCTTCCCCGGCCTGTCGAGCGACGAGACGCTCCTGTACGGGGTGGAGGTGAAGTTCTATTCGAACATCATCGGGGTCGACGAGAGGTTCCAGACCCGGTACCGGGGGCTGTACGCCGGGGGCGACGGCGCCGGCATTACCAGGGGCCTCGTGCAATCGAGCATCAACGGAGTGCTCATCGGGAGGATACTAAGCGGGTATGAAGCTCATTAA
- a CDS encoding cytochrome c3 family protein: MTQITKQKRVLLITAVLIPLLAGALFSVEDVIVLPKTGHRKPPITFSHRAHADDYGTACKDCHHTGKNVKCSSCHLRRDKGNIINLKGAFHQQCLGCHRKTSGPKGCGRCHHAVRR; encoded by the coding sequence ATGACACAGATCACAAAACAAAAAAGAGTCCTTTTAATAACGGCGGTGCTGATCCCGCTCCTCGCGGGAGCGCTCTTTTCAGTCGAGGACGTCATCGTCCTTCCCAAAACCGGCCACCGCAAGCCTCCCATCACCTTCAGCCACAGGGCCCACGCGGACGATTACGGCACCGCGTGCAAGGACTGCCACCACACCGGGAAAAACGTCAAGTGCTCGAGCTGCCACCTGCGACGCGACAAAGGGAACATCATCAATCTGAAGGGAGCCTTTCACCAGCAATGCCTGGGCTGTCACCGGAAGACCTCGGGGCCCAAGGGGTGCGGCAGGTGCCACCACGCAGTACGGCGGTGA
- a CDS encoding PrsW family intramembrane metalloprotease: MDLLLLVITAILPPLAFMLYIYRLDRIEPEPYGLILKALALGAAAVIPAALIELSLGMIPIFALGGFAGAALKSFIVIAPVEEALKLAVVLLFIWKNMNFNEENDGIVYTGAAAIGFALLENILYVVQSGFGTGIMRAVTSIPLHTFTGVIMGYFVGIARFAPTAGARTGAIRKGFITAYLIHAVYDTFVLSATAAALLIIPLVIALFVFGVIYLRKGAALSARRWYATPRAEESAPSTAPIPPAAPAARQGSGVYKIVVSRILFSLCAGFWALLAIAMTEKSVGTEGGITDIIAGGIILTIVPAVIAIILEISYRRHDKAAVAA, encoded by the coding sequence ATGGACCTACTGCTTCTCGTCATTACCGCCATTCTGCCGCCACTCGCCTTCATGTTGTACATCTACCGCCTTGACAGGATCGAGCCGGAACCGTACGGTCTGATCCTGAAGGCCCTGGCGCTGGGCGCCGCCGCCGTCATCCCCGCGGCCCTGATCGAGCTCTCCCTCGGGATGATCCCTATCTTCGCCCTGGGCGGCTTCGCGGGAGCCGCGCTGAAGTCCTTCATCGTCATCGCTCCGGTCGAGGAAGCCCTCAAGCTCGCCGTGGTGCTCCTCTTCATCTGGAAAAACATGAATTTCAACGAGGAGAACGACGGGATCGTATATACCGGCGCGGCGGCCATCGGTTTCGCCCTGCTGGAAAACATCCTCTACGTCGTCCAGAGCGGGTTCGGCACCGGCATCATGCGCGCCGTGACGTCAATCCCCCTCCACACCTTCACCGGCGTGATCATGGGCTACTTCGTGGGCATCGCCAGGTTCGCCCCGACGGCTGGAGCACGAACCGGCGCCATCCGGAAGGGCTTTATCACGGCCTACCTGATCCATGCAGTGTACGACACCTTCGTGCTGTCGGCCACGGCCGCGGCCCTGCTGATCATTCCGCTGGTCATCGCCCTTTTCGTGTTCGGCGTCATCTATCTCAGGAAGGGAGCGGCCCTGTCCGCGCGGAGGTGGTACGCAACGCCCCGGGCGGAGGAATCGGCGCCAAGCACCGCCCCGATTCCTCCGGCGGCGCCGGCGGCACGGCAGGGAAGCGGCGTATATAAAATAGTGGTTTCGCGGATACTGTTCTCTCTCTGCGCCGGCTTCTGGGCGCTCCTGGCCATCGCCATGACAGAGAAATCCGTGGGAACAGAGGGTGGGATCACTGATATTATCGCCGGAGGCATCATCCTGACCATCGTACCGGCGGTCATCGCCATCATCCTGGAGATATCCTACCGCAGGCATGACAAGGCGGCGGTCGCCGCCTAG
- a CDS encoding methyl-accepting chemotaxis protein, with the protein MNSIKEYLDIDIQAAFGKKRNVMLVMIISVLALLIVFMVINFIFSGRVIAGIVQRNYMKTATKQFEHIEYWMERRVENIEHIAQSQQVIAAAATGRQDTAAAYLRTVIDEQGAYNGIAIITGQGAVSYASAPQWGRTAKGLFKEISDTDDIYIGKKIVEIDGKNRSNTQPVSYPIYAMPGEKGRITGYIVVFINLMIIEDSLDMLDLGEGSHAYLIDKNGRVVSSTGGFEYKNTAKGFRLIDGSGKLVPSVAQCLKTARHGSDHYTGHLGNSVIAVWKWYSYFEWVFLIEVDRGEALSSVKTMAAFYLLSGIIFTVAVLFVAIRNFSRIMKPINRIIDAIRVMSTGDLRVRAGLHSQSEVSDIGESLDQFLNNMSYIVKNVKEISITLATESEQMSASSGQFTENVQRQAASAEEIMSTVEELSSGLENVSDGANDQFASLNTLGGMMKELSDSINGMGARIKDALNLTAQISAKAQTGSQSLAVMNQSMSTIDARTREMTNIIEIINGISEQVNLLSLNAAIEAARAGDAGRGFAVVADEISKLADQTATSLKDIDTLIRVNNDEIGAGLANVTSTVKVISDIIEGVETISRMMNLIYENMEHQLTTNDTVNAEAGKVQTRASEIRGASEEQKIAAEEIVKSVSYINELSQRNAATSEEMTASTQELAKIAGSLSDRVDYFKV; encoded by the coding sequence ATGAACAGCATTAAAGAATATCTGGACATCGACATACAGGCCGCCTTCGGCAAAAAACGAAATGTCATGCTCGTCATGATCATATCGGTGCTGGCGCTGCTCATCGTATTCATGGTGATCAATTTCATCTTCAGCGGAAGGGTCATCGCCGGCATCGTCCAGCGAAACTACATGAAAACGGCGACCAAGCAGTTCGAACACATCGAGTACTGGATGGAGCGGAGGGTGGAAAATATCGAGCATATCGCGCAGTCGCAGCAGGTCATCGCGGCCGCGGCGACGGGCCGGCAAGACACCGCCGCCGCCTACCTGCGCACGGTCATCGATGAACAGGGAGCGTACAACGGCATTGCCATCATCACCGGTCAGGGCGCCGTCTCCTATGCCAGCGCGCCGCAGTGGGGCCGGACGGCAAAGGGCCTCTTCAAGGAGATCAGCGACACAGATGACATCTACATCGGTAAAAAAATCGTCGAGATAGACGGGAAAAACAGGTCCAACACCCAGCCGGTGAGCTATCCCATATACGCAATGCCGGGTGAGAAGGGACGCATAACCGGTTACATCGTCGTTTTCATCAACCTGATGATCATCGAGGACTCCCTTGACATGCTCGACCTTGGCGAGGGAAGCCACGCCTACCTGATCGACAAGAACGGGCGCGTCGTGAGCTCCACCGGCGGGTTCGAGTACAAGAACACGGCGAAGGGATTCCGCCTCATCGACGGCTCCGGGAAACTGGTGCCCTCGGTCGCGCAATGCCTCAAGACCGCCCGCCACGGCAGCGATCATTACACCGGCCACCTGGGCAACTCGGTCATCGCCGTGTGGAAATGGTACAGCTATTTCGAATGGGTCTTCCTCATTGAAGTGGACCGGGGCGAGGCCCTCTCGTCGGTCAAGACCATGGCGGCCTTCTACCTGCTCTCGGGCATCATCTTCACCGTGGCGGTCCTCTTCGTGGCGATACGAAACTTCAGCAGGATCATGAAGCCGATCAACAGGATCATCGACGCCATCAGGGTCATGTCCACCGGGGACCTCCGGGTCCGGGCCGGTCTCCATTCCCAAAGCGAGGTGAGCGACATCGGCGAGAGCCTGGACCAGTTCCTGAACAACATGTCCTATATCGTGAAAAACGTGAAGGAGATCTCCATAACCCTGGCCACCGAGTCCGAGCAGATGTCGGCCTCCTCGGGACAGTTCACGGAGAACGTGCAGCGCCAGGCCGCGTCCGCCGAGGAGATCATGTCCACCGTGGAGGAGCTCTCCTCCGGCCTCGAGAACGTGAGCGACGGCGCCAACGACCAGTTCGCCAGCCTCAACACCCTGGGAGGCATGATGAAGGAGCTCTCCGACTCGATCAACGGCATGGGCGCGCGGATCAAGGACGCCCTGAACCTGACGGCCCAGATATCGGCCAAGGCGCAGACCGGGAGCCAGTCCCTCGCGGTAATGAACCAGAGCATGTCGACCATCGACGCGCGCACGCGGGAGATGACGAACATCATCGAGATCATCAACGGCATCTCCGAGCAGGTCAACCTTCTCTCCCTGAACGCCGCCATCGAGGCGGCCCGCGCCGGGGACGCCGGCCGGGGCTTCGCCGTGGTGGCCGACGAGATATCGAAGCTGGCCGACCAGACCGCGACCAGCCTGAAGGATATCGACACCCTGATCCGCGTCAACAACGACGAGATCGGGGCCGGCCTCGCCAACGTGACCTCGACCGTCAAGGTCATCAGCGACATCATCGAGGGCGTCGAAACCATCAGCCGCATGATGAACCTGATCTACGAGAACATGGAGCACCAGCTCACCACCAACGATACCGTGAACGCCGAGGCGGGCAAGGTGCAGACAAGGGCAAGCGAGATCCGTGGCGCGTCGGAAGAGCAGAAGATCGCGGCGGAGGAGATCGTGAAATCCGTGTCCTATATCAACGAGCTGTCGCAGAGGAACGCAGCCACCTCGGAGGAGATGACCGCCAGCACCCAGGAGCTCGCGAAGATCGCCGGGAGCCTTTCCGATCGGGTCGATTACTTCAAGGTGTGA
- a CDS encoding cation transporter — protein MDRNNIIKTASIISIAGNALLAVSKIIVGIISGSLSVLGDGLDSITDVIISIITLVVSIIIMHPPDREHPYGHFRAETIGTSILAFIIFFVGGQLGLSTVEKLLSHDQIGMPGKTAIYVTIASILGKSMLSLSQYVLGRRAGSPLILANGRNMLNDIIISAGVLVGLAFVFLYDLAIIDRIVAILISIWIMYTAIRIFKSTITEMMEGEVNMELYNKIIEAVKTTDGVSNPHRIRIRKIGFHHVVDMDVEVDGDSSVSEAHERIKVLENRIRESIQSLYDIVIHMEPLGNFEKNECWGLREKDNY, from the coding sequence ATGGATAGAAATAACATCATAAAAACCGCGTCAATAATAAGCATAGCGGGAAACGCGTTGCTGGCAGTCTCGAAAATCATTGTCGGTATAATCTCGGGTAGCCTTTCGGTCCTTGGCGACGGACTTGACAGCATCACGGATGTGATCATCTCGATCATCACGCTGGTTGTATCGATTATCATTATGCATCCGCCTGACAGGGAACATCCCTACGGACATTTCAGGGCGGAAACCATCGGGACTTCAATACTGGCTTTTATCATATTCTTCGTGGGCGGACAGCTCGGCCTGTCGACCGTCGAAAAGCTTTTAAGCCATGATCAGATCGGGATGCCCGGGAAAACAGCCATCTACGTCACCATTGCATCAATTCTGGGAAAATCCATGCTTTCGCTGAGCCAGTATGTCCTGGGAAGAAGAGCCGGCAGCCCTTTGATACTGGCGAACGGCAGGAACATGCTTAATGACATCATCATTTCGGCCGGCGTCCTTGTGGGCCTGGCCTTCGTTTTTCTCTATGATCTGGCGATCATTGACAGGATCGTCGCCATACTCATCAGCATATGGATCATGTATACCGCCATCCGTATTTTTAAAAGCACCATCACGGAGATGATGGAAGGCGAAGTTAACATGGAGCTATACAATAAAATAATCGAAGCGGTGAAGACGACCGACGGGGTCAGCAATCCTCACCGGATACGGATCAGGAAAATCGGCTTTCATCACGTGGTTGACATGGATGTCGAGGTTGACGGCGATTCCAGCGTCAGCGAAGCCCATGAGAGGATTAAAGTTCTCGAAAACAGGATACGCGAATCCATCCAGAGCCTGTATGATATAGTCATCCATATGGAGCCTCTGGGGAATTTTGAGAAGAATGAGTGCTGGGGGCTCAGGGAAAAGGATAATTATTGA
- a CDS encoding protease inhibitor I42 family protein, with the protein MIGTAVFNKTLMLAMIVSAAMMCSCSVKPAVTVTEADNGAAIDIKSGEILEVRLPAQLGTGFGWKVLSAGTNLAQKGEPEQVSGGGEKPGGPELQSFKFKAGEKGESELTLQYAEGWKKDAKPLRDFRVTVNVK; encoded by the coding sequence ATGATCGGCACGGCAGTTTTTAATAAAACCCTGATGCTGGCGATGATCGTCTCGGCCGCTATGATGTGTTCCTGCTCGGTGAAGCCGGCGGTCACGGTGACCGAGGCGGATAACGGCGCCGCCATCGATATCAAGAGCGGCGAGATCCTTGAGGTGAGGCTGCCCGCGCAGCTCGGCACCGGCTTCGGCTGGAAGGTCCTTTCCGCCGGAACGAACCTCGCGCAGAAGGGCGAGCCGGAACAGGTATCGGGCGGGGGAGAGAAGCCCGGCGGTCCCGAGCTCCAGAGCTTCAAGTTCAAGGCAGGCGAGAAGGGAGAATCGGAGCTCACGCTTCAGTACGCGGAGGGATGGAAAAAAGACGCAAAGCCCCTCAGGGATTTCAGGGTCACGGTCAACGTGAAATAG